The following coding sequences are from one Culex quinquefasciatus strain JHB chromosome 1, VPISU_Cqui_1.0_pri_paternal, whole genome shotgun sequence window:
- the LOC6035152 gene encoding zinc finger protein 816, protein MNLPEVVCRSCLAEFVPLVSLFTACPNLPDSASDEPVDAATTPIQLSTLYSELTLIPLNQQFPAEPVSSQICLECVERLKEFYLFRRRAAKSYEELQTKASIARIISQLDTGSSLGSVRNDRLEEDFAEDLIRDDLDKDRFKRPLAAGEQRCEVCMKVFKNRKMLARHQEIHASENKYRCRYCLKWYKARSSWYNHELKHRNAVLKEERLEREFLCEICAKEFKTKKQLNDHLEVVHQGTKRYKCDICNKSFTRNASLAEHKLILHAGINQFSCNICGRAFGKEESLKTHLSTHLGRRFRCELCNKTFLKRAFLTAHVAKAHPTDEGPKPNECKICHKNFASSSHLKDHLRIHEGSKPEVCRLCGASFRQKQQLKVHMYQHLGKPFKCQFCTAAFGIRVRLMSHLEKNHATEMANMTVVVPEVPMQMPQDMMNEPDFGDGAINEEILNEICYQIDANQIVLQNIEDDGNLIYSSNVFFDDANNLLPDELYDFTKQGYTLPENEENKDS, encoded by the coding sequence ATGAACCTACCGGAGGTAGTCTGCCGCTCCTGTCTGGCGGAGTTCGTCCCGCTGGTGAGTCTGTTCACGGCGTGTCCGAACCTTCCCGATTCCGCATCGGACGAACCCGTCGACGCAGCGACCACCCCCATCCAGCTGAGCACGCTGTACAGCGAGCTGACACTGATTCCGCTGAACCAGCAGTTTCCGGCGGAACCCGTTTCGTCGCAGATTTGCTTGGAGTGCGTCGAACGGTTGAAGGAGTTTTATCTGTTCCGGCGGAGGGCGGCGAAGTCTTACGAGGAGCTGCAGACGAAGGCGAGCATTGCGCGGATTATAAGCCAGCTGGATACGGGGAGTAGCTTGGGGAGCGTTCGGAACGACCGGTTGGAGGAGGACTTTGCGGAGGATTTGATAAGGGATGACTTGGATAAGGATCGGTTTAAGAGGCCGTTGGCGGCGGGGGAGCAGCGGTGCGAGGTTTGCATGAAGGTTTTCAAGAATAGGAAAATGTTGGCGCGGCATCAGGAGATTCACGCGAGCGAGAACAAGTATCGGTGTCGGTACTGCTTGAAATGGTACAAGGCTCGCAGTAGTTGGTACAATCACGAGCTGAAGCATCGGAACGCGGTGCTGAAGGAGGAACGATTGGAGCGGGAGTTTTTGTGTGAGATATGCGCGAAAGAGTTCAAGACGAAGAAACAGTTGAATGACCATCTTGAGGTGGTTCATCAGGGAACAAAACGCTACAAGTGTGACATCTGTAACAAGAGTTTTACGAGGAATGCATCGTTGGCGGAGCACAAACTCATTCTCCACGCTGGAATCAACCAGTTTTCCTGCAACATTTGTGGACGCGCGTTTGGGAAGGAGGAATCGCTGAAAACGCACCTTTCAACGCATTTGGGACGTCGCTTCCGGTGCGAGCTCTGCAACAAGACGTTTTTGAAGCGAGCATTCCTGACGGCCCACGTGGCAAAGGCGCATCCCACCGATGAAGGTCCCAAGCCGAACGAGTGTAAAATTTGCCACAAAAACTTTGCCTCGTCTTCGCACCTCAAAGATCACCTCCGAATTCATGAGGGGTCCAAACCGGAAGTGTGTCGACTGTGCGGGGCGTCCTTCCGGCAGAAACAACAGCTGAAGGTGCACATGTACCAGCATTTGGGAAAGCCCTTCAAGTGTCAGTTCTGTACGGCCGCGTTTGGGATTCGAGTTCGGTTGATGAGCCACCTGGAGAAGAACCACGCGACGGAGATGGCGAACATGACGGTCGTGGTGCCGGAAGTGCCTATGCAGATGCCGCAGGACATGATGAACGAACCGGACTTTGGTGACGGAGCGATCAACGAGGAGATTTTGAACGAGATTTGCTATCAGATCGACGCGAATCAAATCGTTCTGCAGAACATTGAGGACGATGGAAATTTGATCTACAGTAGCAACGTATTTTTCGACGACGCAAACAACCTGCTTCCGGATGAGCTGTACGATTTCACCAAGCAGGGATACACGTTACcggaaaatgaagaaaataaaGATTCTTAG
- the LOC6035151 gene encoding activator of basal transcription 1 has translation MTKTTKKRNSKSLNNCSAWEESTVEDPEPEVEPTVDEEEQESVADSDEQPESGDNDDDEDEEPSDDEEPAAAKRPKPKLVTPLQKKKPGIIYISSIPKHMNVTILRELLEPYGDVGRIYLQPERKDGAVKKRTAKGKRAMIRYTEGWVEFKRKRVAKAVVEHLNTRPISTKKKSVFCDILWSMKYLARFKWIHLSERLSYERAVFKQKLRTEIAQARKEATFFQDNLDRSEVARKKAKREQKANKVA, from the coding sequence ATGACTAAAACTACCAAAAAACGTAACAGCAAATCCCTCAACAATTGCTCCGCCTGGGAGGAATCGACAGTGGAAGATCCCGAGCCAGAAGTCGAACCCACCGTCGATGAGGAAGAGCAAGAATCCGTCGCCGATTCCGACGAACAACCAGAATCCGGAgacaacgacgacgatgagGACGAAGAACCGAGTGACGATGAGGAACCTGCCGCGGCAAAACGTCCCAAGCCGAAACTGGTGACCCCGCTGCAGAAGAAGAAACCGGGCATCATCTACATCAGCTCGATTCCGAAGCACATGAACGTAACGATCCTGCGCGAACTGCTGGAACCGTACGGGGACGTGGGGCGGATTTACCTGCAGCCGGAGCGGAAGGACGGCGCCGTTAAGAAGCGTACGGCGAAGGGAAAGCGCGCGATGATCCGGTACACCGAGGGTTGGGTTGAGTTTAAGCGGAAACGGGTCGCGAAGGCGGTGGTGGAACATTTGAACACGCGCCCGATAAGTACGAAAAAGAAGTCCGTGTTTTGTGACATTCTGTGGAGTATGAAGTATCTGGCGCGGTTCAAGTGGATTCACCTGAGCGAGCGGCTTTCGTACGAGCGGGCGGTGTTCAAGCAGAAGCTGAGGACGGAGATTGCCCAGGCGCGGAAGGAGGCCACCTTCTTCCAGGACAATTTGGACCGGAGTGAGGTTGCGCGGAAGAAGGCGAAGCGGGAGCAGAAGGCGAATAAAGTGGCGTGA